A stretch of Arachis hypogaea cultivar Tifrunner chromosome 15, arahy.Tifrunner.gnm2.J5K5, whole genome shotgun sequence DNA encodes these proteins:
- the LOC112750216 gene encoding uncharacterized protein — MVGNSDTEHSTTQRWRFTWEAQSPTPTLRLLLLNTDTTFNPSLQCYNLSVKFTSPHSVLSVEWSDSDGAAPSKLSVPVPRVLVDRESLVIFRALSDHIEVKLCLLLPVNHPILSCLPDDLQNLLPGASGPLKMQSDVESLSSKGEVDFYCRRCSFQLNRYPLRNFVEMPSANWREVADNWFGACCCSFGGISEKLVVRYANSYACSQGICLLSYTSVTLCKDDLLESNFPEVCAQKGCDSVVDNLADEIVCKATITSGLTKESTSTFNHTDTSQVICTFNENSRFTFPQNEKLSVNLRHEVTVNKRNNSDFSNSHPDSDGAEDVAITPNCCVHKASILGDEDIEILGNKRSFLNGFLEDVFMARSSNLSNDIDWHEFKCPQCRSLLGAYPCCEGLAPVDGGVRLFKCFISTCVPNGGSGDIFSNYTVDRMFANQLVECASAESSFRFVIRELNTKSPVLQIVLLNPDNWSCFGSCTGTGDENILPKLQLQPIIKVLFSDCMTGDETQLRIIEEWATKNSAEDIFMLTQQIEELVRSLMSEKDKYPPSCASLQRLMLSSVQR; from the exons ATGGTTGGTAACAGTGACACTGAACACAGCACAACACAGAGGTGGCGATTCACCTGGGAAGCACAATCGCCTACCCCAACACTTCGCCTATTGCTCTTAAACACTGACACCACCTTCAACCCTTCCCTCCAATGCTACAATCTCAGTGTCAAATTTACTTCCCCACACTCTGTCCTATCCGTGGAATGGTCTGACTCTGATGGCGCTGCACCCTCCAAGCTCAGCGTTCCGGTTCCAAGGGTTTTGGTTGACAGGGAGTCACTGGTGATCTTCCGGGCACTCAGCGATCACATTGAGGTGAAACTCTGCCTCCTCCTTCCTGTGAATCACCCCATCCTTTCCTGCCTGCCCGACGACCTCCAAAATCTGTTGCCCGGTGCCTCCGGGCCTCTCAAAATGCAATCTG ATGTTGAAAGTTTATCTTCTAAAGGAGAAGTAGACTTCTATTGCAGAAGATGCTCATTCCAATTAAACAGATATCCTCTGAG GAATTTTGTTGAAATGCCATCAGCGAATTGGAGGGAGGTTGCCGACAACTGGTTTGGGGCTTGTTGTTGTTCATTTGGTGGTATAAGTGAGAAGCTGGTGGTAAGGTATGCTAATTCTTATGCATGTTCACAGGGGATATGCCTATTGAGCTATACATCTGTCACTCTTTGCAAGGATGATCTGCTGGAATCTAATTTTCCTGAAGTGTGTGCACAAAAAGGGTGTGATTCTGTCGTCGATAACCTTGCAGATGAAATTGTCTGCAAAGCCACAATAACCTCTGGATTAACCAAGGAAAGCACCTCAACCTTCAATCATACTGATACAAGTCAAGTGATATGTACTTTTAATGAGAATTCAAGGTTTACATTTCCTCAGAATGAAAAGCTTTCTGTGAATTTGAGACATGAAGTCACTGTGAATAAGCGTAATAATAGTGACTTCTCTAATTCACATCCAGATTCAGATGGGGCTGAAGATGTGGCCATCACTCCTAATTGTTGTGTTCATAAGGCTAGTATTCTTGGGGATGAAGACATAGAAATTCTAGGAAATAAGAGATCTTTCCTCAATGGGTTTCTTGAAGATGTTTTCATGGCTAGATCTTCAAATCTTTCAAATGATATTGATTGGCATGAATTTAAATGCCCTCAATGCAGGTCTCTTCTTGGAGCCTACCCCTGTTGTGAGGGCCTTGCTCCTGTAGATGGAGGAGTACGATTATTCAAATGTTTTATATCAACCTGTGTGCCAAATGGAGGATCAGGTGACATATTCAG CAACTATACAGTAGACAGAATGTTTGCAAATCAGTTGGTGGAGTGTGCAAGTGCTGAATCTTCCTTCCGGTTTGTTATAAGAGAGCTAAACACTAAATCCCCTGTCCTGCAAATTGTTCTTTTAAATCCAGACAATTGGTCATGTTTTGGCAGTTGTACAGGCACTGGGGATGAAAATATACTTCCTAAATTACAGTTACAGCCCATCATCAAGGTACTTTTTTCTGACTGCATGACTGGAGATGAAACTCAATTAAG AATAATAGAGGAATGGGCGACAAAGAATTCAGCTGAAGATATTTTCATGCTGACCCAACAAATTGAAGAATTGGTCAGGTCGTTGATGTCAGAAAAGGATAAATATCCACCTTCATGTGCTTCCCTTCAAAGGTTAATGTTGTCATCTGTGCAACGATAG
- the LOC112748334 gene encoding uncharacterized protein, with the protein MPFRPLVEVDPSIKVKSIIAEVQSRFNYTVSNRKAWLVKQKFVIKVFGDWKVSYQTLLVWLKAMTAKMPRHYKPLVQIDGTHLYGKYKGALLVAVTQDGNQNIVPIVFAIVEGEMADAWEFFLTNLWRYIVIIDDVGIISNCHNSIDAAIARCNRAWSLPRACYMFCIRHIGSNFLKRFKASYLHKLVVNTSI; encoded by the exons ATGCCATTTAGGCCTTTGGTTGAAGTAGACCCGTCGATAAAGGTGAAGTCTATTATTGCAGAAGTTCAGTCCAGGTTCAACTACACTGTAAGTAACCGCAAGGCTTGGTTAGTAAAGCAGAAATTTGTCATAAAAGTTTTCGGTGATTGGAAAGTTTCTTACCAGACTCTGCTAGTATGGTTGAAAGCAATGACTGCGAAGATGCCAAG ACACTACAAGCCATTGGTGCAGATTGATGGCACACACCTGTACGGAAAATATAAAGGTGCACTTCTAGTTGCGGTAACACAAGATGGGAACCAAAACATTGTGCCTATTGTATTTGCGATAGTCGAGGGTGAGATGGCAGATGCGTGGGAGTTTTTCCTAACCAATTTGTGGAGATATATTGTTATCATTGATGACGTGGGAATTATTTCTAACTGCCATAACTCCATCGATGCAGCAATAGCTCGCTGTAACAGAGCATGGTCACTACCAAGAGCATGTTACATGTTCTGCATCAGACACATCGGGTCCAACTTCTTAAAGAGGTTCAAGGCTTCGTATTTGCATAAACTCGTGGTTAACACAAGTATTTGA
- the LOC112750217 gene encoding uncharacterized protein produces MATTPLFLPPPIITSAAITHRTSVSLFPKFLTLHRRPITKLHVSSSPTNKPPSTTTAPASSLSKPVGEIIFFDGGAHYGDLLANLLLGFTLLWLPLTLAAVSRAFNLRYRFTNLRVTVISGLTGQDRSDFSYSVVKDVQVVPRFIGEWGDIVITLKDGTKVDLRSVPKFREIARYCLAMAEKPTVLKESGPKGF; encoded by the exons ATGGCTACAACACCACTTTTCTTGCCACCACCAATCATCACTAGTGCTGCCATCACCCACCGTACCTCTGTATCACTCTTCCCTAAGTTTCTGACTCTACACCGCAGACCAATCACAAAGCTCCATGTGTCTTCCTCTCCCACCAACAAACCCCCTAGCACCACCACAGCCCCGGCTTCCAGCCTATCAAAACCCGTGGGTGAAATTATTTTTTTCGACGGCGGAGCCCACTACGGAGATCTCTTGGCCAACCTTCTCCTCGGATTCACCTTGTTGTGGCTCCCTCTGACTCTTGCTGCGGTGTCCCGTGCTTTCAACTTGAGGTATAGGTTTACCAACCTTAGAGTGACTGTTATCTCTGGTCTCACCGGTCAGGACCGCAGCGATTTTTCCTATTCAGTTGTCAAAGATGTTCAG GTAGTGCCAAGGTTTATTGGTGAGTGGGGTGACATTGTGATCACCTTGAAAGATGGCACCAAAGTAGACCTTAGGAGCGTTCCAAAGTTCAGGGAGATTGCCCGTTATTGTCTTGCCATGGCTGAAAAGCCCACTGTTTTGAAAGAGAGTGGTCCTAAAGGATTTTGA